A genomic region of Janthinobacterium lividum contains the following coding sequences:
- a CDS encoding D-alanyl-D-alanine carboxypeptidase family protein: protein MKKLLAALASSVFFFSAAYAQSVPAPTIAAKSWLLLDATSGQIIASQDPDARIEPASLTKIMTAYLTFAAIREKKLALDQKVNVSVRAWKVDSSSSKMFIDPATPVSIDDLLHGLMIQSGNDAAVALAEAVAGDEGTFVVLMNREAQRMGLKNTRFANPHGLPSPDNYSTAQDLSVLAKRVIADYPEFYKIDSIKSFTYNKITQPNRNRLLWLDPTVDGMKTGHTEAAGYCMIASARRPGGTGERRLISVVLGTSSDQARTQESQKLLNWGFQNFDTVKLYSKGQAVATPEVWKGSKGTVKIGFARDVLVTVPKGTAAKMKPVLERKDPLVAPLAENAPVGKLKMMVDDKVLLELPVVALETINQATIFGRAWDSMRLWMK, encoded by the coding sequence ATGAAAAAACTTTTAGCGGCACTGGCCTCCAGTGTATTTTTCTTTTCCGCCGCCTACGCCCAGAGCGTTCCAGCCCCGACCATCGCCGCCAAGTCCTGGCTGTTGCTTGACGCCACCAGTGGCCAGATCATTGCTTCGCAAGATCCGGACGCGCGCATCGAGCCGGCATCGTTGACCAAGATCATGACGGCTTACCTGACGTTTGCCGCCATCCGCGAAAAGAAACTGGCACTGGACCAAAAAGTGAACGTGTCCGTGCGCGCCTGGAAAGTCGATTCGAGCAGCTCGAAGATGTTCATCGACCCGGCTACCCCCGTCTCGATCGACGACTTGCTGCACGGCCTGATGATTCAATCGGGTAACGACGCCGCCGTGGCGCTGGCTGAAGCCGTTGCTGGCGATGAAGGCACGTTCGTCGTGCTGATGAACCGCGAAGCACAACGCATGGGCTTGAAAAACACGCGTTTTGCCAATCCGCATGGCTTGCCTAGCCCCGATAACTATTCCACGGCGCAAGACCTGTCCGTGCTGGCCAAGCGCGTGATCGCCGACTACCCGGAATTCTACAAAATCGATTCCATCAAAAGTTTTACGTACAACAAGATTACCCAGCCTAACCGCAACCGCCTGCTGTGGCTGGACCCAACCGTCGATGGCATGAAGACGGGCCACACGGAAGCGGCCGGCTATTGCATGATCGCGTCGGCCCGCCGTCCAGGCGGCACGGGCGAGCGCCGCCTGATCTCCGTGGTGCTGGGCACCTCGTCGGACCAGGCCCGCACGCAGGAAAGCCAGAAGCTGCTGAACTGGGGCTTCCAGAACTTCGATACGGTCAAGCTGTACTCGAAGGGCCAGGCCGTGGCCACGCCGGAAGTGTGGAAGGGCTCGAAAGGCACCGTGAAAATCGGTTTCGCCCGCGATGTGCTCGTCACCGTACCAAAAGGCACGGCTGCCAAGATGAAACCGGTGCTGGAACGCAAGGACCCGCTGGTCGCGCCATTGGCTGAAAACGCCCCTGTCGGCAAACTGAAAATGATGGTCGACGACAAGGTCCTGCTGGAACTGCCTGTCGTGGCGCTGGAAACCATCAACCAGGCCACGATCTTCGGCCGCGCCTGGGATTCGATGCGCCTGTGGATGAAATAA
- a CDS encoding cytochrome c: MNNTFTHTVGALLLALASSTPSIAWSATTPNAQLIRQGEYLARAGDCIACHTAGTKGQPFAGGLGMETPIGKVYSTNITPDKKAGIGDWSFADFDKLMRTGVTKHGYTVYPAMPYPSYSRLSEADMQALYAYFMHGVKADPTPNKAADIPWPLSMRFPLTIWRWAFAPTPQPYKAPATGDAQLLRGAYLVQGLGHCGACHTARGVGMQEKSLTDEGNTTFLAGGGVIDGWSVPSLRNEHGGGLARWSAAEIAEFLKTGRNSHTASFGAMNDVVAHSMQHMTDGDLAAMAKYLKSLPPSNPATPAFVADDKLGKQLFSGIVNSKGAQLYLDRCAGCHRSDGKGYDKAFPALAGNAVLQTNDPTSAINIVLSGGAVPATRTAPSALTMAPYADIFNDEQTAQVVTFIQTSWGNRGTPVTAAQVAKVRKVSVPVAASQTEATFAAGRHGTFPPVARKPHLKDAPAK, translated from the coding sequence ATGAACAACACATTCACCCATACCGTGGGCGCGCTGCTGCTGGCGCTTGCCTCCAGTACCCCCAGCATCGCCTGGTCTGCCACCACCCCGAACGCCCAGCTGATACGCCAGGGCGAATACCTGGCTCGCGCCGGCGACTGCATCGCCTGCCATACGGCCGGCACGAAAGGCCAGCCGTTCGCGGGCGGCCTGGGCATGGAAACGCCGATCGGCAAGGTGTATTCCACGAATATCACGCCGGATAAAAAGGCCGGCATCGGCGACTGGAGCTTTGCCGATTTCGACAAACTGATGCGCACTGGCGTGACGAAACATGGCTATACCGTGTATCCGGCCATGCCCTACCCCTCATATTCGCGCCTGAGCGAGGCGGACATGCAGGCCCTGTACGCCTACTTCATGCATGGCGTGAAGGCGGACCCGACGCCGAACAAGGCGGCCGATATTCCATGGCCGCTGTCGATGCGTTTCCCCTTGACCATCTGGCGCTGGGCCTTCGCGCCCACGCCGCAGCCCTACAAGGCGCCAGCCACGGGCGACGCGCAATTGCTGCGCGGCGCCTACCTGGTGCAGGGCCTGGGCCACTGCGGCGCCTGCCACACGGCGCGCGGCGTGGGCATGCAGGAAAAATCGCTGACGGACGAAGGCAACACGACGTTCCTGGCCGGCGGCGGCGTCATCGACGGCTGGTCCGTGCCCTCGCTGCGCAATGAGCATGGCGGCGGCCTGGCGCGCTGGAGCGCGGCGGAGATCGCCGAATTCCTCAAAACGGGCCGCAACAGCCATACGGCATCGTTCGGCGCCATGAACGATGTGGTGGCCCATTCCATGCAGCACATGACGGATGGCGACCTGGCGGCGATGGCGAAATACCTGAAGTCGCTGCCGCCGTCGAATCCGGCCACGCCGGCCTTCGTGGCCGATGACAAGCTGGGCAAGCAATTGTTCAGCGGTATCGTCAATTCCAAGGGCGCGCAGCTGTACCTGGACCGCTGCGCCGGCTGCCACCGCTCCGACGGCAAGGGCTACGACAAGGCCTTCCCTGCGCTGGCCGGCAATGCCGTGCTGCAGACGAACGATCCCACGTCGGCCATCAACATCGTGCTGTCGGGTGGCGCCGTGCCGGCCACGCGCACGGCGCCGTCGGCGCTGACGATGGCGCCGTATGCCGACATTTTTAATGATGAGCAGACTGCCCAGGTGGTGACCTTCATCCAGACCAGCTGGGGCAACCGCGGCACACCGGTGACGGCGGCGCAGGTGGCCAAGGTGCGCAAGGTATCTGTGCCGGTGGCAGCGTCGCAGACGGAGGCGACGTTTGCGGCAGGCCGCCACGGCACCTTTCCGCCTGTGGCGCGCAAGCCGCATCTGAAGGATGCGCCGGCGAAGTAA
- a CDS encoding GMC family oxidoreductase, with amino-acid sequence MSDIKPDVKMKPVDAVIVGFGWTGAIMAKEMTEAGLNVVALERGEYRDTYPDGAYPKTLDELTYIQRSKLFQDMSKSTFTFRHSITGVAVPYRQIGAFKPGTGVGGAGLHWSGMHWRVLPEELQIRSHYERRYGKKFIPEGMTIQDFGVTYAELEPHFDFVEKVFGTSGQAYKVNGIVVGDGNVFEGDRSDNYALAPQKVPYTAELFRRAAKAVGYHPFVNASSNASGPYTNPYGCQMGPCNFCGFCSGYACYNYSKASPNVNIMPALRMVSNFELRANCNVVRINLDGSKKRATGVTYINADGKAVEQPADLVIASAFAYNNAHLFLLSGIGKPYDPVSNEGVVGRNIAYQMMSTIQTFFKEDTNTNPFIGAGGTGVALDDWNGDNFDHGPLGFVGGSPAWCNPAGSKPISGIATPDGTPAWGSAWKKAVKKSYLNTVSFDCHGANMTYRDCYVDLDPTYTDKYGQQLLRFTFDWKENDIKMSRFVTDKMMKVAEAMNPEAIKVSVKSVGDHLDLRNYQTTHWAGGTAMGADRKTSVVNRYLQSWDVHNVFAVGSSVFPVGIGYNPTGLACALTYWSAKAIREQYLKDPRPLVA; translated from the coding sequence ATGAGTGATATCAAACCAGATGTAAAAATGAAGCCTGTCGATGCCGTGATTGTCGGCTTTGGCTGGACCGGCGCCATCATGGCCAAGGAAATGACGGAAGCGGGCCTGAACGTGGTCGCGCTGGAACGCGGCGAGTACCGCGACACCTATCCCGACGGCGCCTATCCGAAGACCCTCGACGAGCTGACCTACATCCAGCGCAGCAAGCTGTTCCAGGATATGTCGAAGAGCACGTTCACCTTCCGCCACAGTATCACGGGCGTGGCCGTGCCGTACCGCCAGATCGGCGCCTTCAAGCCCGGCACGGGCGTGGGCGGCGCAGGTCTGCACTGGTCGGGCATGCACTGGCGCGTCTTGCCGGAAGAGCTGCAAATCCGCAGCCACTACGAACGCCGCTACGGCAAGAAATTCATCCCCGAAGGCATGACGATCCAGGACTTCGGCGTGACCTACGCCGAGCTGGAGCCGCACTTCGATTTCGTGGAAAAAGTCTTCGGCACCTCGGGCCAGGCGTATAAGGTCAACGGCATCGTCGTCGGCGACGGCAATGTGTTCGAGGGCGACCGCTCCGACAATTACGCGCTGGCGCCGCAAAAAGTGCCGTACACGGCCGAACTGTTCCGCCGCGCGGCCAAGGCCGTCGGTTATCACCCGTTCGTCAACGCGTCGTCGAACGCGTCCGGCCCGTACACGAACCCGTATGGTTGCCAGATGGGACCGTGCAATTTCTGCGGTTTCTGCTCCGGTTACGCCTGCTACAACTATTCCAAGGCGTCGCCCAACGTCAACATCATGCCGGCCCTGCGCATGGTCTCCAATTTTGAATTGCGCGCCAATTGCAACGTCGTGCGCATCAATCTCGACGGCAGCAAGAAACGCGCTACCGGCGTGACCTACATCAATGCGGACGGCAAGGCCGTCGAGCAGCCGGCCGACCTGGTCATCGCCAGCGCCTTTGCCTACAACAACGCACATCTGTTTTTGCTCTCGGGCATCGGCAAGCCGTACGACCCCGTCAGCAATGAAGGCGTGGTGGGGCGCAATATCGCCTACCAGATGATGTCCACCATCCAGACCTTCTTCAAGGAAGACACGAACACCAACCCCTTCATCGGCGCCGGCGGCACGGGCGTCGCCCTCGATGACTGGAATGGCGACAATTTCGACCATGGCCCGCTGGGCTTTGTCGGCGGCTCGCCCGCCTGGTGCAACCCGGCCGGCTCCAAGCCCATCTCGGGCATCGCCACGCCGGACGGCACGCCCGCTTGGGGTTCGGCCTGGAAAAAGGCCGTCAAGAAGAGCTATCTGAACACGGTCTCCTTCGACTGCCACGGCGCCAACATGACGTATCGGGACTGCTATGTCGACCTCGACCCCACCTACACGGACAAGTATGGCCAGCAATTGTTGCGCTTTACCTTCGACTGGAAGGAAAACGATATCAAGATGAGCCGTTTCGTCACCGACAAGATGATGAAGGTGGCCGAGGCCATGAATCCGGAAGCGATCAAGGTGTCCGTCAAGAGCGTGGGCGACCACCTCGACTTGCGCAACTACCAGACTACCCACTGGGCGGGCGGCACGGCCATGGGCGCGGACCGCAAGACCAGCGTCGTCAACCGCTACCTGCAGAGCTGGGACGTGCACAACGTGTTTGCCGTCGGTTCCAGCGTGTTCCCGGTCGGTATCGGCTACAACCCGACGGGCCTCGCTTGCGCGCTGACCTACTGGTCGGCCAAGGCCATCCGCGAGCAATACCTGAAAGATCCCCGTCCCCTGGTCGCCTGA
- a CDS encoding gluconate 2-dehydrogenase subunit 3 family protein, with the protein MKIIGISPHRRNFLRKAVGAAPAVALLAGAGGGLAMAVSKDQPAYKPRFFDATEWATLCALVDRLIPADGEGPGALESGAHEFIDLQMNTPYAYGALWYMQGPFVPSIEQFGYQFHMAPRELYKSALAGVNAAVNKQSGKPFVQLNAAERDAVITQLQKGSLDIGAVPAKVFFNQLLQNTREGYFCDPVHGGNKDMLAWKMVGFPGARADYMDWVEQYGKKYPLPPVSIA; encoded by the coding sequence ATGAAAATCATCGGGATTTCGCCCCACCGGCGTAACTTCCTGCGCAAGGCCGTCGGCGCCGCGCCTGCCGTGGCCTTGCTGGCCGGCGCCGGCGGCGGCCTGGCCATGGCCGTCTCCAAGGACCAGCCTGCCTACAAACCGCGCTTTTTCGACGCCACCGAATGGGCCACATTGTGCGCACTGGTCGACCGGCTGATCCCGGCCGATGGCGAAGGGCCGGGCGCGCTGGAATCGGGTGCGCATGAATTCATCGACTTGCAGATGAACACGCCGTACGCGTATGGCGCGCTGTGGTACATGCAGGGGCCGTTCGTGCCCTCGATCGAACAGTTCGGCTACCAGTTCCACATGGCGCCGCGCGAGCTGTACAAGAGCGCCCTAGCCGGCGTCAATGCAGCCGTCAATAAACAGTCCGGCAAGCCTTTCGTGCAGCTGAACGCGGCCGAGCGCGATGCCGTCATCACGCAATTGCAAAAGGGAAGCCTGGACATCGGCGCAGTGCCGGCCAAGGTCTTCTTCAACCAGTTGCTGCAGAACACGCGCGAAGGCTACTTTTGCGACCCCGTCCACGGTGGCAACAAGGACATGCTGGCCTGGAAGATGGTGGGATTCCCCGGCGCGCGCGCCGATTACATGGATTGGGTGGAGCAATACGGCAAGAAATACCCGCTGCCGCCTGTTTCTATCGCATAA